A section of the Citrus sinensis cultivar Valencia sweet orange chromosome 8, DVS_A1.0, whole genome shotgun sequence genome encodes:
- the LOC102623292 gene encoding probable pyridoxal 5'-phosphate synthase subunit PDX1 — translation MADTGVVTVYGNGAIYETTKKSPFSVKVGLAQMLRGGVIMDVVTPEQARIAEEAGACAVMALERVPADIRAQGGVARMSDPQLIKQIKSSVTIPVMAKARIGHFVEAQILEAIGVDYVDESEVLTPADEENHINKHNFRVPFVCGCRNLGESLRRIREGAAMIRTKGEAGTGNIVEAVRHVRSVMGDIRVLRNMDDDEVFTFAKNIAAPYDLVMQTKQLGRLPVVHFAAGGVATPADAAMMMQLGCDGVFVGSGVFKSGDPVRRARAIVQAVTNYSDPDVLAEVSCGLGEAMVGIDLNDVKVERYANRSD, via the coding sequence aTGGCTGACACCGGAGTTGTCACCGTCTACGGCAATGGCGCCATCTACGAAACCACAAAAAAATCGCCGTTTTCCGTCAAAGTGGGACTTGCCCAGATGCTCCGCGGCGGCGTTATAATGGACGTCGTCACCCCAGAGCAGGCCCGCATCGCCGAAGAAGCCGGCGCGTGCGCCGTCATGGCCCTCGAGCGCGTCCCCGCCGACATTCGCGCCCAAGGCGGCGTCGCCCGAATGTCGGACCCGCAGTTaatcaaacaaatcaaaaGCAGCGTCACCATCCCCGTTATGGCCAAGGCCCGCATCGGCCACTTCGTCGAAGCGCAGATTCTCGAAGCTATCGGCGTTGACTACGTCGACGAAAGCGAGGTCTTGACTCCCGCCGACGAGGAGAACCACATCAACAAGCACAACTTCCGGGTCCCGTTCGTCTGCGGGTGCCGGAACCTCGGCGAGTCGCTGCGGCGAATCCGGGAGGGAGCGGCGATGATTCGGACGAAAGGCGAGGCGGGTACGGGAAACATCGTGGAGGCGGTGAGGCACGTGAGGAGCGTGATGGGAGATATACGGGTGCTGAGGAACATGGACGATGATGAGGTGTTTACGTTTGCGAAGAATATAGCGGCCCCATACGATTTGGTGATGCAGACGAAGCAGCTGGGGAGGCTTCCGGTGGTGCATTTTGCGGCGGGAGGGGTGGCGACACCGGCGGACGCGGCGATGATGATGCAGCTGGGGTGTGATGGAGTGTTTGTGGGCTCCGGTGTTTTTAAGAGCGGGGACCCGGTGAGGCGGGCGAGGGCCATCGTGCAGGCTGTTACCAATTACAGTGACCCGGATGTGTTGGCGGAGGTGAGCTGTGGCCTCGGTGAGGCTATGGTGGGCATTGATTTGAATGATGTTAAGGTTGAGCGCTACGCCAATCGATCCGACTGA